The Candidatus Zixiibacteriota bacterium genome segment AGGAGACGTCCATAAGCATGCTCACAAAGCCGAGGACCCATACCCCGGGGGGGATTCTCGGGACGGCCGGGCGGTCGGTTGGCGCAGTCATACAGGGTTTTTCGGGGCGGCGCCGCCGGCGCGCGGCCGGGTCGGCGGTGCGCCGCCGCCCCGACAGGATAGCGGCCCGGCGGCGGGCCGGTCAACGACGAAGTGCGGGGGCCGGGGGGCGCTTTATCTTGCTCCCGCGTCCGCCGGGGCGTATGCTCCAGCAAGACGATTGCCCCGGAAGGGCCCATGTATTATTGTATAAGGTTAAGGTAAACCCGAAGCGGCGAATGCAGGTATGGCGAATTTGCTGACCAGGATTTTCGGCTCCAAACACGACCGCGACATCAAGAAGATCGCCCCGCTGGTGGCCGAGATCAACGAGCACTACGAGAGACTCTCTGTGCTGACCGAGGAGGAGCTGACGGGCAAGACGGCGGAGTTCCGGCAGCGGCTGGCCGAGGGGGCGACGCTCGACGACCTCTTGCCCGAGGCCTTCGCGGTCGTCAAGGAGGCCTGCCGCCGCCACGTCGGGAAGACCCTGGAGGTGGTCGGCCTGCCGGTCGAATGGAACATGGTCCCGTTCGACGTGCAGTTGATCGGCGGCATCGTGCTCCACCAGGGGAAGATCGCGGAGATGGCGACGGGGGAAGGGAAGACGCTGGTGGCGACCCTGCCGACCTATCTTAACGCGCTGGCCGGCAAAGGCGTGCACATCGTCACGGTCAACGACTACCTCGCCCGCCGAGACTCCGAGTGGATGGGGTGGATTTACACGTACCTTGGGCTGACGGTGGGGTGCATTCAGAACCAGATGACCAACGCGGAACGCCGCACCCAGTACCTCTGCGACATCACCTTCGGCACCGCCAATGAATTCGGCTTCGACTACCTCCGCGATAACATGGCGCAGCGGGTGGAGGACCGGGTGCACCGGAATTTCGGCTACGCGATCATCGACGAGGTTGACTCGATCCTGATCGACGAGGCGCGCACGCCGCTGATCATCTCCGGGCAGGTCGAGACCACGACTGTCCACGACCGCTACCGGGAGATGCTGGCGACAGTGGAGACGCTGGTGCGCAAGCAGACGCGCCTGATCAACGACATGGTGGCCGAGGCGGAGGAGATCCTGGCCGCCGAGGACGGGGATCATTTCCAGGCGGGCACTCTCCTGCTGGCCGCCCGGCGGGGCGCGCCGAAGAACAAGCGCCTGCTCAAGGTGGAGAAAGAGCCGGGGGTGGCCAAGCTCATCACCGACGTCGAGTCCGCCTACATGCGCGACAAGAAACTGCACGAGATCGACGACCGGCTCTATTTCTTCATCGACGAACGCGAGCACACGATCGCCTTGACCGACCTCGGCACCGCCCAACTGACGAAGGAAGAGCAGAATCTGTTCGAGCTGCCCGACCTGTCGAGTATGCTGTCGGAGATCGAGGGGGATCAGTCGCTGGCGCCAGAGGAGCGGCAGAAGCGGATCGACGCCGCCTACGCGGTCCACGCCGAGCGGTCCGAGAAAGTGCACGCGATCAACCAACTGCTCCGTGCGTACTCGCTGTACGAGAAGGACGTCGAGTACGTGCTGCAGGACGGCAAAGTGATGATCGTCGACCAGTTCACGGGGCGCATCCTGTCGGGGCGGCGGTACTCCGACGGCCTCCACCAGGCGATCGAGGCCAAGGAGGGCGTCAAGATCGAGGCGGAGACGCAGACGCTTGCGACCATCACGCTTCAGAATTATTTCCGCATGTATGAGAAGCTCGCGGGCATGACCGGGACGGCCGAGACCGAGGCGGCCGAGTTCTGGGACATCTACAAGCTCGATGTGACCGTGATCCCGACCAACAAGCCGGTGATCCGTAAAGACATGGACGATCAGATTTTCCGGACGCGTCGGGAGAAGTACAACGCGATCATCGAGGAGATCCAGACCCAATACAACGCGGGCCGGCCGGCCCTGGTCGGCACGACCTCGGTGGAAGTGTCGGAGACGCTTTCGCGGATGTTGAAGCGGACGGGGATCCCGCACAACGTGTTGAACGCCAAACAGCACCAGCGGGAGGCCGAGATTGTCGCCCAGGCCGGGCAGCGGAGCGCGGTGACGATTGCCACCAACATGGCCGGCCGCGGCACCGACATCCGCCTCGGCCCGGGCGTGGTCGAACTGGGCGGCCTCCACATTATCGGCACCGAACGGCACGAGGCCCGCCGCATCGACCGCCAGCTCCGCGGCCGCGCCGGCCGCCAGGGCGACCCCGGATCCTCGCTGTTTTTCCTCTCGCTCGAAGACGACCTCATGCGGCTGTTCGGCGGCGACCGCCTCGGCGCGATCATGGACCGCCTCGGCGTACAGGAGGGGGAAGTGATCACCCACGGGATGGTCACGCGGGCGATCGAGCGCGCCCAGAAGAAGGTCGAGGCCCAGAATTTCGCCATCCGCAAACACACGCTGGAGTACGACGACGTCATGAACGTCCAGCGCAAGTGGATCTACGAGCGCCGCCTCGCCGCGCTCGAGCGGCCGTCCATTCAGGAGGAAGTGGTCGAGCTCATCGAGGGGGTGCTCGACGATCTTCTGGCGGAATACGCCCCGGAGAAGGATCACCCCGAAGAGTGGAACTGGACCGGCCTGCGCGACAAGCTGCGCGAGATCTACCTGCTCAATTTCGAGGTCAGAACGGACGACATCGCCGAGTTCACCCAGGCGAAACTCCGCGAACAGCTCCTCGGGGCGGTGATGGCGTTCTACCGGCAGAAGGAGGCCGCCTACGGCCCGGAGATCATGCGGCAGCTGGAGCGGTACGCGGTGCTGTCGACGATCGACCGCCACTGGCGCGACCATCTGGCCGAGATGGACGAGCTGCGCACGGGGATCGGGCTGCGCGCCTACCACCAGGGGATGGGCAAACCGATCGACATCTACAAGCGCGAGGCTTTCAAGATGTTCGAGGACATGGTGGTGCGGATCGACCGCGAGGCCGTCAACCTCGTGTACAAGCTGCGGGTGAACATCCCCGAGCAGTCGCGCACCGACCGCCGGCGGGTCCCGCAGAATCTTCAGACCAGCCATGCCGACGCCACCAACATGGGACTGGGCGGCGGGCGCGCTCCGGGAGAACCGGTGGGCGCGGGAATGCGCGGCGCCGGTCCGACCGGGGCGGGTGCCGGCCCGGCCGGCATGGCCCCGCACGAGCGGGACCCGATGGCGGAGGCCTCGCAAGCCGGGCGCCAGGCACGCACGATCAAGCGGGAGATGCCGAAAGTCGGGCGCAACGATCCCTGCCCATGCGGATCGGGCAAGAAGTACAAGAAGTGCCACGGCGCCGGGGAGGCGTGAGGGCGAAAACCGCCCGCAGCCGCCCCCGGCGGGCGCGCACGCCCCGCGCGGCTGGCTCCCGCGCCGCGGGGACGAAGGCGCTCACCGTGTCCCGGCTTCTTTTCGCTCCGGCGCGGCGCCGGCCGCCCGCAGACGGCGCGTCACGGCGTGGCGCCGGCTGTAGGTGAAGTAGATCACAAAACCGACCGCCAGCCAGCCGAACAGCCGCAGCCAGTTCTCCACCGGGAGCGAAAACATCAGCAGCACACAACTCCCGATCCCGAGCAGCGGGACCAGCGGGAACAGAGGAGCGCGGAAGGGCCGCTCGGCGTGCGGATTCGTGTAGCGCATGATGAGGACCGCCGCACACACGATCACGAAGGCGAGGAGAGTTCCGATATTCACGAGCTCCGCGAGGATGCGCAGGGGGAGCGCGGCGGCCATCACCGACACGAAGATCCCGGTGAGAATGGTCGACTTCCACGGCGTGCGGAATTTCGGATGCACGGCGCCGAAGAACGACGGCGGCACCATGCCGTCCCGCGCCATCGCTAGCATCACCCGGG includes the following:
- the secA gene encoding preprotein translocase subunit SecA, coding for MANLLTRIFGSKHDRDIKKIAPLVAEINEHYERLSVLTEEELTGKTAEFRQRLAEGATLDDLLPEAFAVVKEACRRHVGKTLEVVGLPVEWNMVPFDVQLIGGIVLHQGKIAEMATGEGKTLVATLPTYLNALAGKGVHIVTVNDYLARRDSEWMGWIYTYLGLTVGCIQNQMTNAERRTQYLCDITFGTANEFGFDYLRDNMAQRVEDRVHRNFGYAIIDEVDSILIDEARTPLIISGQVETTTVHDRYREMLATVETLVRKQTRLINDMVAEAEEILAAEDGDHFQAGTLLLAARRGAPKNKRLLKVEKEPGVAKLITDVESAYMRDKKLHEIDDRLYFFIDEREHTIALTDLGTAQLTKEEQNLFELPDLSSMLSEIEGDQSLAPEERQKRIDAAYAVHAERSEKVHAINQLLRAYSLYEKDVEYVLQDGKVMIVDQFTGRILSGRRYSDGLHQAIEAKEGVKIEAETQTLATITLQNYFRMYEKLAGMTGTAETEAAEFWDIYKLDVTVIPTNKPVIRKDMDDQIFRTRREKYNAIIEEIQTQYNAGRPALVGTTSVEVSETLSRMLKRTGIPHNVLNAKQHQREAEIVAQAGQRSAVTIATNMAGRGTDIRLGPGVVELGGLHIIGTERHEARRIDRQLRGRAGRQGDPGSSLFFLSLEDDLMRLFGGDRLGAIMDRLGVQEGEVITHGMVTRAIERAQKKVEAQNFAIRKHTLEYDDVMNVQRKWIYERRLAALERPSIQEEVVELIEGVLDDLLAEYAPEKDHPEEWNWTGLRDKLREIYLLNFEVRTDDIAEFTQAKLREQLLGAVMAFYRQKEAAYGPEIMRQLERYAVLSTIDRHWRDHLAEMDELRTGIGLRAYHQGMGKPIDIYKREAFKMFEDMVVRIDREAVNLVYKLRVNIPEQSRTDRRRVPQNLQTSHADATNMGLGGGRAPGEPVGAGMRGAGPTGAGAGPAGMAPHERDPMAEASQAGRQARTIKREMPKVGRNDPCPCGSGKKYKKCHGAGEA